DNA from Malus sylvestris chromosome 11, drMalSylv7.2, whole genome shotgun sequence:
GAAGTGCAGTGGCGAAGGCCTTTCTCAAGCGGCAATGTTCTCAATGTCAGCACTTCTCTCCATTCTCTTCACAATGCCGGCTATAACCTGATACATGATCCAACCACAAACTTAGAAGCGAAGAAATTGAGCACCCTACGATGAAATTGAAATTCTATTGGTGTTCTGTATAGTCTTGTGTACCTTTCCGGGGCCCAATTCGTAACTCTTCTTCAGCCCCTTGCCGAGCAGAGTCGTGACAGTTGTTTCCCATTGAACAGGAGAAGTCACCTGTCAGTTTGAGTTTAGGTCTAGATCAGTAATCTTGCTCGTGTGACGTGATAGGGAGGAGAAAGTTCTAGATAGCTTACCTGACGAGCCAATATCTTCTTAATTGTCTCAGGATCTGAATGTGGCTGTGCGTCAACGTTGGAGATAACTGGTATTCTTGGTGTTCTGATCTGTGTTTCTGCCAACTTGGCTTCCAATCTTGACACGGCCGGTTCCATAAAACTAGTGTGGAAAGCGCCAGCAACAGCTAGACGCACCTGAGCGTAATGGAACAGGGGAGAAGTGGGTTCTTCATCAATCGTTAATAGAAGAAGAATGGAATTGCATCTAAGTAGGAAATGAAGAATGGTACCGTCATTCGGGCCTTGAATGACTTTGCCTTAGCTTCTACTGCTTCAATTCCTTTCACACCACCAGATACAGCATAATTTCCCTACCACAACAAAATCGTGTCGTGGTCAATACTTTTGTTAAAAAACACTAAAGATGCAATCACCTAGTTAGGGTTACTAAGTTGAAGTTCTTACAGTGCATAGATAATTTGCAATCTGAACTTTGTCAGCGTCATCAACTTCTGCATTGGCTGCATCACACAACTGTTGCACCTTGTCTGAGTCCAACCCGATGACACTGACCATGGCACTTTTGGCAGCATCGGCAGCTGCCTGAAGTAAGTCGTAAAAAGGAAGCATGTTAGTGTAACAGACTATGAGCCTAGTCCCTCCAGGAACATGAATCGACACACGACCAAAAAATTACCTGCATGGCTTCTCCCCTCAGTTTGACCAGCTTGAGCCCATCCTCAAAGCTTTACATATTGAACCAAGTCGACCAACAAAAGATTAGTACAAGAAGATAGCCACCACTGAAGATCAGACAAATGTACTAAATctgctttcatgtctactacGACTACATTAAGATTAATCTCCTATCTTAAACCAAGTACTAGGTGAGCAATGAAAGGGATGCTTCCTCTCCCTCATATTACAAACATGGAAACGCGGCATAAAAGTTGAATCATGTATAAACTCTTCCTCCCTCCCCCATAACAGGAGATCGTGAAATTAACAAAGTTTTTGTTTAGTATGTATTCGTGAATTGAACCGAGCGCAATTGTGTTCAAGGAATCATACagctgaccccacttagtgggaaaaggctttgttgttgttgttgttgtatgtatTCGTGAATACAATTGCAATTGCAGCATATGTTGCTCAGTTCGAAGACTCACCTGAATGACTCAGCAAATGCTAGAGCAGTATATTCTCCCAAACTTAGGCCGCATGTGACATCAACTGAATCAATGATCAGCTGACCTCCATCACGTGCACGTAGTAACTCAACAGCGGCTAGACTTGTGACGTAAATAGCAGGCTGCAAATTAGTAGTAGTGCATACTTATCAATGACTCGCAAGAAAACCTCATTCTCGAACATTTGACATAGAAGAGCATAAATGTTGTATCCCGATCCCGAAAATCACTGACTATAAGGTGCACATTTGAAACATTTCATGGAGGAACAACAGTCCTATTTCTGTAGAACTAAACTACCGAACAAGTAACAAAGCACATACCTGGCTTATAACAGTTGAATCTAGCTTCTCTTTTGGTCCATTGATACAAACATCCAAAAGATCAAACCTGCACACAACGTAGACATTAAATCACTCCCAAAAGCCAATTTTCTGTTAAATGAAAGAAGATAACTACATCTGATTCGGAGCTAAGCTAAAATTAACGAACAACTCTATCTAAAGTTACCCTAAAATATCGTTTGCTTTCTTGTATAACTCTGCTGCAGCAGGAACACTTTGAGCTTCCTTTCCCATTCCAACTGCTTGTGCACCCTGAGTTGCAAACACAGTAGAACATTAACAATCTAACAGAATGAAGCTCAACCCGAAATTCAAAGTCACTATCTTTAGCACCATAACATGATGAAATTCCAATCAAACACATAGGGCTCGTTTGGGACTGCTTATGCAGGAAGTACTTCTACTTGTAAGCTCTTTTGTAAGAAGCGAATGTATTAAAAGCATGTCAAGAAATTTATCAAAATTCCAAGTGCTTACCAAAACACTTTCATGGCCATAAGCACTTTTGAGTTTTTCTGCAAAACAATGTCAAAAGCACTTTTGGCTCTTTTGTAAGTAGCCAGTCCTTTGAATTATAGCCCAAATTACAAACTTTTCATGTCAAACTAgcattcaaattttgaattcaaTTCCTAAAGTTTCATGGTGAAATTCAGAACTCTCTATCTTTAGCACCATAACATGATGAAACTCCAAACGAACAAACACGCGTGGCCTGTCCGGGTAGGAAGTACTTCTACTCATAAGCGCTTCTGCAAGAAGCACTTCTAGCAGAAgaatgtcaatatatatatatatatatatatatatatatatatatatatatatatatatatatagattccAAGTCCTCCTTGGAAAAGCCCTGCACTAAAAAGTACTTTTATGCTCCATAATCACTTTTGAACTATTCAATTACTAACCCAAATTACAATTTTTCCAAAATTACAAAGTTTTCATATCAAACTAgcattcaaattttgaattcaaTTCCCAAATTAGACTGACTATTGAGCAGCAGAGTAACGACATTGTTCACATTAaacaaatcaaatggcagatgGGCAACAAACTCACTTGGCCAGGAAAGAGGAAAGCAGAGGAGGGCTTGTAATCGGCGAACAAGGCGTCGCTTTGCAGAGTCTGCGATCCGACGGAGGCGGCCATGGAAACTCTAGATCGCCCGAGGTTTCGGACGCCGAGCTGGGCTCCGGCACCATTCCGGAGCCCCgagaaggaggaggagttgAGAGAAATGGAAGAGGGGAGGGAGATGTAGGCGGCCATGGTGGCGAGTGACGTGCGTAGGATAAGAGGTTGGTGGAGGTTAAGCCTGAGGGAGGTGTGCATATAAGAAAGTGTAGGCGGATTGAGTGATATTGTGCGCGGAGGGTGTCGAGGTTAGCGGAGTTTACAAAGGTAGACGTTGGATATGGCCAATTGGCCATCAAAACCAAGAAAACACAGTCCAACTGCTTTTTTTATCTTGTTTTTATCATCAGAGATTCATTTAATTGTTACCATTACTATCGACACGTAGAGATGATTAAACAATCTTAAaatcaaatgaatttttttcgATGTGATCTTTATATGGATCAAGAGAATAAACGGTTAAAACTATTACATGTGTACTATAAAATGATGTCATGTTGTCATGCAATGTAAGAAAagtattaaacataaaattgcTATTCATACTCATATTAAGGTTTTTAGTTTCGGATTGATTAATCCCATAGGTTTTAGGTTGTAATAAGTCTCTAATTTGGGCTCCATATCGTAAGCAATCAACACCGTAAACCAAAAAGAAATCAAAGTTCTATAAAATTGAGCATAAGTGAGATTTTTGTAGCCTTTAATAAAGACAAGGGTGCATATTTGCGGAACCGGATCTCCTCCGGATCCAAATAAACTAAGTCTAAGGATCAAAGGATTcaggccgttgaaatttgattcaacagctacaattattataaattttagagaccccttgtttgtagccgttagatcaaatttcaatggttcaGATATTTTGCTCAGGAGGCTCGATTTATTTGGGTCCGGAGGGATCCAGTTCCCTTGTTTGCCATCACTATCTTTTGCTGGACAAAGTTAGACTAAGAGTTAGTGTAGTACCGCATTTGTTATCCGCACATACTAGCTTTAATTGGACTAGGAGGCACTCACCTCGACTAAACACCTCACAAAAAGATCTTAACGAGAACACCCCGCTTCGAAAACACAGGACTGCTAAGACTTTCGCTTCGTCTGTTCTTGTTCTCCCTTGCTCTCTCCTTGGACCAACAACCCCGCCCACCGCCTAAACGTCTTGGCCAGACCAAAAAATCTCCGTCTACGTGTAAGTATAATGTACTTAAGTGCTATTATAGGGTTGAAAGTTATCTTCTTCACCAATTTGGCCAAACTCGATCACTTGATCAAATTGCGTTTGTGTTGTTGTGCCTCTCTTTCCATATCAGCAATGGTGCAAAAATTCAACTCAAATACCAACCTAATAcagcaacaacaaagccttatcccactgaGTTGGATGGGCTGTATAAATCCTAGAACACCACCGCGCTCAGTTTTGCGTTAAACTCTTCTGTTAACTTCAAATAttccttgtcttttcttaaagtctacGTCAAATACCAACCCAATGATTTAACATTTGCAGTAAGAATTCCCAACTATTGGCACAGTTAAGTCTGTGTCAAATACCAACCCAACGATTTAACATTTGCAGTTATAATTCCCAACTATTGGCACAGTTTAAAAAAGAGTCTACGACAaccaagccttatcccactaaatgGACCCATTACATGAATCTTAAAACGTCACCGTGCTCGGTTTAGTAAATCTAaaagtaaatttattaataatgaaaATTACAATTACATCTGCAGTCCATGGTAACTATAAAGTATAAACTATATCTGCAGTTACCATTCAAAATGAATGAATAGTAAAAACCAAGTTCAACTAGATTAAATTAAAGTAAGAATGTTGAATGCTTGTGGGTATGTATGATACAGTGGCATCTTTTCTCTCTATTCTTCTGCTATTCTGCTTCTGCTCTTAAGATGGTCAAAAATGGCGTTACTCCTTTGTTGAAGCTATTCTTCTTCTGTACAAACAATTTGAGCCATGGAAAACAACTTGTTTGCTCATCTCTATATATAATCGACAACCGTCAATTCACCAGATGGATCCTTCTTACTTCTTATAACTCTTGCTTTATTGTCCTTTATTTCTAGAACCTGTAAAACGTAGTTAAAATTACATGTTCAACGAACTTAATCCCTGTTAAACGTTCACCAAAATAGCTTCCGACAGTAATGCATGAAAGTAGGTAAACTTAAGTTTACCTCGGGTCTTGAATTGAGAACTCCACTGGACATCCCCACGTCAATCCGCCATATGCTACAGTCATATTCACTGCAAAGAAGAATCCATAATTCAAGAACTGAATCTATAACAAAAGTACTTTAGGTTGACATAAATGATCCGAACTGGACAGAAGAAAGCTTGGCATCGTACCAGTTTGCCCCGGTAGGTTGAGGAGTATGCCCCACCACCATTCCCTTGGCACCAACTGCTTGTAGCGTCTGTTGAAGAATGTAATTTATCTGAAAGATGATTTCAATTTCAAAAGCCAAAGAAGTCAGCAGTAGACAACATTCAGGGAGGACAAGAACTCAATCTTGATTCCCAATCTCGCTAGAAGAATGATTGATTTATATGTTGGTGAATAATAATCAATCAGACTACCAAAACAATTGCAGAAAACCCCTATCGCTAGAACAATGATCGATTTATATGCTAGTGAATATTCTGAAACTAGTCCGGCTTTTCCCATTTCCAAGATAATCCCCTATCAGCTCCATAATTAAGCAATTTGAAACCAATAGTCAAACGCAGCAACGATTCTTTTCATTTTAAGTCGCCCCAAGTAACAAAACAACTGAATATGGAAAGGGAACCAAAATATAGCTATTTACTTGCCTGGTTAATCTGATAGTCATCTAAATCTGAAGTGTCTCTCGAGTACAATCGGTTCCAAACCACACTGTCATAGCCCCTGGTGGCTACAAAAGGGAAGTGAGGGTTGTCATCAATCTCAACGAGACCTCTCATCCAGTCAGATACTTCCCTGTTCATCCTCTCCACTCCGTACGTAACTGTGGAAGGAGCAATACTCCTATCAGGCGATGGAACAAGAAATATATACACTTCTCTAAAAGTTTGAATGGCACCAGAAAACCGCTTTGTTCAGATTGTAGTACTGTTTTTACCATGTTGAGGAACAAGACCACCGTGACAGAAGACCCAGTCATTAACCTTAAGAACAACAGCATGACGTGCTAACTCGCGTGCCAATGGACCCCCTGGCCTTAATAGGATTGATCTGGCAATCACACCTTTTTGCTTCTGTCCTAATGTTCAGAAAACATTATcagaagaaaaattaaaaaataggaaTGGCCGAATGGGAAAAGAATAAAAAGTGAACAGTGGATTCAGTACCCTCACTAGATTCCATGGATCCCAATAATTTTGGGGCATTTTCCTCTCTTCCTTCATCCTTTTAGAGACACCAACCCAgccaacaaaagcttcttcCCAGTCATCTCGATTGTCATCCAAGTATTCCAGGAAATCAAGACACTCATCAAATCCTCCAGTATCCACGTATCGGAAATCCCCTTCCACATTGATAGTCTCATGATTCCCATTGACCTACATCGTTACAGAGAAGACCGTCAACAATATTAATTAGGAAACAATCTACATATCAATTTCTCAAATTTGCACCAAGGGGTAACGGATTCTCATCTTTCGAACCAACCTTCATGAAATCAGTGTATCAGTTTGGTTAACACATTCTTCAACAATCAAATCGGGATGGAAAATACAgtgtaattaaaaaatcaaataagttTATCTAGCAGTGCAGATATTCCAATTGCTACACAAACCTGAAACACTGCTCCGCCTTCAGCTTTTGCCTGCATATCCAAGGATCTCAGCAAGGACAAAATCGCTATTTCATCTTCACCTCGATCAAGTATATCTCCAAGCTGAATCAACACCTAAGTAACACAAGGAAACAGCTTATCCCCATGTTCTTCAAAAGTTACTAGCTTTTGAAACAGAAAGACAAATTTTGTGCCTGGTGAAGACAATAGCAAGAACCTTAAGTGTTCAGAACTATGTCAATGAAAGGTATACCGTTTCTCCACCAGTCCATACATCTTCACCATCAGGACTCAACACGCCAGCTGTCTCAAGTGCACATCTTGTTTGGCCAAGGTCTCCATGAAGATCCCCAACTGTATAAACACAAATCACAAAGCCATAAATATTTGTGAATAATGGTAAGTAAGCACAACGGAAAGGAAAGGTTGCTCCTTTGTGACCGAAAGGTCATGGGTTCGAGTCGTGAAAACAGACTCTTTGCAAAAAAGCAAGGGTTTTGTAGGGTAAGGCTACGTATGATAGACTTCCCCCACCCTCGCAAAGCAGGGAGCCTTGTAGGCTAGGGGTCGCCCTTTCTTTAATGCTATAATGGAAAGTAAGCCTGCAAGCTGAACCTGATATCGAAAACGCTAAAGATAGTGCTGATCAACCAGACATGTTAGAAAGAATTTGTTCATAATTTCAGATATTCAATTCCAACATTTGCATAGCTTCAGGCCAACATATACCAAATTACAATGGCcagttaaaaacttaaaatgtgCCATATTAGATCCATTACTGCGAGTTTTGACAGAGAGAAAAACACGGATTAACGGAGGTATtcagcagaaagaaaaaaaaaaaaaaaaaaaaaaaaaaaaaaaaaaactggtacTTTGACTAGTTAGCTAGGATTGTTCATACAAATTCTAATGCGTTCTACACTTTGAAAATGCAAATTCAACCACAAAActgaacaaaaattaaatattaatccAACAACATAGAGCATATACCGAGTCACTGACAAACCCAATTGctaaaatctaaaattcaaCTGAAACAGTTaaataaacaacaacaaagaagagaaaacaaaaccaaataaacATCTTTCATCGCTTATAAATTAACATTCATACGAAAGTATATGTAAAACGAAATACAAATGAAACGAACCGGCAACAATTCGGCGGCCGGGGGCGGAAACAAAGGTGGGCGGGCTGCCACTGACGACAATGGGCTTTAAGGCTTCTCCTCTGCTGCCATAACTATTAACATTCAGAGaattggaagaaaaagaagaagaagaataagaagaagaggaagaaggaggaggaggaggaagaggagacTCTGAGAGTTTGCGGGGTTGGGAAGGCGGAGGAAGAGGCAGCGAGTTGAAACAGAGTGAAGCCATTGCTTTTGGGAACAGCAGTGACTCAGTGGCCATTCATATTGGTCTgctttttttactttatttttttgttggtatTTTTACGTAGGCTATGTATTTATTTGGGTTTCAAGGGACATGAAAATGAAATCTCAGCCAAGCATTTGGTATATCTTCAGTcgtattgatttttaattttgcaaatttgcaattgtatttttctttttaacgaacttattcgcaAAATCTTTCATGCAACTTTGTATAATATAACGCAATCAATTAATAGCGTGTTTATGTTTCGGTAATTAGAATAAATATAGGGAGTTGGATTTTGATTACGAATCATTTACTAACTTTGAAGGAATCAAGAGATTGGCGGAGCACACACGAAATAAGGAATTTGACTCCCAAGATTGACGAAGTATTTGGATTTCGAGACGGTGAGGAAATTGGGAATGCAAAATTTCAATCTGCCATTCAAATAGGTAAGTAATGTCAATCTCGAGGTTTCAATATCGTAAGTATCTTAGAAATCAAGTATTGAGATGTTATATATCAGAAGTATATTATATGTATGACCTCCCTTAAGTTATGTGTGGCAATTTATATAGTGTGGGGCTGTATTTTAAGCAATgcacttagggctggtttggtattgctgtgctttgaaaaaaagctgctgtgagaataagcggttgtgctgtgagaataagcggctgtgaaataaagccagtagagtgtttggtaaacttttttgtgaaagtgcttttggaaaaaaaaagcaggatgatagtgtgtcttttcattaaaggagcactgtagctccgtatgctttgaaaaaaatggctttttttcaaagcagcaaatagcagcttcagcttttcctttgattttcagcttattctcacagcagcttccaaaataagcctttttttttcagtttaccaaacacaaaaatgaccctcagttttttttcacagtggctttttttaaaatcacctcaatcccaaacggggccttacTTTGGCCAAGTCACGTTTTTTCCACACAATTTGAATCATGGCAATCTACATCTACCGCCAGTGCAAAATGTTGAGTAGTACTTATATGAACCTAATTGTAGTAGAACTCGCCAAGAAGTAGTTGGTACTGCAATCATTGGAGAAACAATATCTAAACTCGAGGATGCTCCAAAATCTTTTTGATTGCTTGTTCGAGAACAACAATCTTTGGCTCTAGAACTGAACCATTTCCTTGTATATGAGAAGAACTTCCAAATTAATAGGAAGGAAGCTTAATCAGAATGAAATGAATTAGAATTCTCCTTCTATGATCGATTAGTATAAATATCAACAACCTCAAATTGGATTAATTTATCCGCACCAAATAAGAGCTtgggccaaaaaaaaaaccctacctAAGTGGTTTAGGTATCACCAACAATGGTGAAGATTAAAAAAAGATTAGATTAACTAATTTTCTTTATCTaatccttttttcttttgttgagaaATTATATAAGAGTACACAGTGGATTTATATTAAAAGAATATCTGAATAATACGGACAGTATGGTGGCAAAAGCTTCATGTGGATCGAAAATAGTTGAGTTAGGTTTGGCCCAATATTGTGTTCTAGACTTAACCCATAGGAAACATCGCCCCTTTTCTATTTTCAAAAAAGCCTGTTGGGCTTTAACGGTTGAGATTGCCCAATTCACTAAACCTAATGGCtacttttaaaattttaccCAAGTCAAGAGTAAAAAGTTGGGTGTCCATAATATAAGGGTGTCCAGATGTTACTTTTGGGTGTAAACGGAACTTTCCAATTTAGAACTGGTCTCTAAACGTTGAGCTTGGTTTAGAATTGgtctttaaattaaaattttgttaattaagatcctttaatttaacaaaatatgttgctacttagtactacggtctagtggtattcctcttcacttgtaagtgagaggtcttaggttcgattttcgccaaaggcgaatttgaaccgaATTGTTGCGAgcatattgtgaggctaagctcatccCCTCtcgattagtgtagataatatcgtcttttaaaaaaaaaaaaaagtgttttatTTAGGAAGACAATAAAAGATATAAAGATGGTAGTTGCTTTTTATGTCTTGATCTTGATTCAAATGGATTGCTAGTTAATGTACTTTCTTACACTTTTGTTAGATATAATTAGCACACTAAGGCCTCGTTTGATAGAGATACTTGACTCAGGTATGACTATTCACTATATTGAAGACATTTTAAGGAAGAAATGGATGAGAACTTTTATATTTTGTCTAAGTTAAAGGTTACTCATGAAGTGAATACATGAGTCATCATGTCATTCTCATGTAAGTAAATTCCATATTAATTGACATTTTTTGGGAAGTCATGGCCAAGATTGTCCACACAAAATCATCATATACTATTTATTTCAAGATTAAGACACTTCTACCATTAATCCCAAAATAATCCAAGGCGTAAACAATGACAACTTTCATGCATGGTGGAACCACGTGAGACTGGAGACCAAAACTCAAGATAACTCATATTTTGTGAGAAGTATATTACAAAAATAAATGCTAAGGAAACTCTCTAAAGGTGAAATTCTCTGTTATCTCACAATTTTATGTCAATTCTTGTGtcaacattaggaaatattatgacgAAAACATGAGATGTCAAAAAGTCTATAAAGAGTTCCACTTTTGATAGGCTCCTTAACATTTCCTGTCGTACGAATGTCGTGTGGTCAGACACCTCCATTTCCCTTCCGACTCCAAGTATATGCTAAGGGGAGTAGTACACAAGCAAAACTTCCAACAAGAAGATGACAATTGAATTGATGAAAAAGGCGAAAGAACAATGGAAGCTGGAAAAGAGGGTTTGAAAGAAGGGCTGCCACAATGTCTAGTCACTGCAGAGGAAAACATATACAAGGTGATAGACGATCAGCTTTTGTTGCCAAAAATGGATTGGGAATAATATTATTGGTGAAGACTAAAGATAGATATATGCATGTGATATTATGAGACAGTAAGCCCACCACCCCCTACCTCTCGGCCTACAGCATAACACGGACCGATATGTATATGTCCAGTCACATTCAGTCAATTCACGTACGTACGTACGCATGCATACGCAGTCGAGGGTTTCAGAAATTGTTATCAGGGCCAGTCCCGACATTGATCCAGTTCTATAAACATACCTGTATTGTAAATATTGTGAGGAACCCTTAATGCAACTGGACCCTTGGTTATAGCAAAAGATTGAGTTGGGAAGGAAAAACACATGATAAAAGAGATCTgacctcaaaaacaaaaaaacaaacaaaaaaacaaaaaacaaaaaaaaggaaattttttGCTGCACAATTTTCTTCATGAGCGAATTGTTGAGATTTAGTTAAATCTCTTCACAAGTGAAAATAAAAATGTGCGGGTGAGCAAAGTACAAGATAGCTTTGCTCTCATGCACATCAAAGGACAAAGTTAAGGATAATGGTTGGGTCTCTCACTTACGACTCATGAATCTTTATTATCCGAGTATCATAATCGAAacaattcattttctttatcatcGTCTAAAGATCATATATGCAAAAAATCATTCACTTTgaagatcgtttagtcatccATACTTGTTAAACCAATCAACGGTTTTCGATAATAAGTAACATCCTTATAATgaaccatccatttgttttatGCATATAGATGGTTAAAAGATCTCcaaattgataattttttatagatcTTTAAATTATAATAAGGAGAATGAACAGTTTCGATTATGATGTTTAGACGATAATGGTTCGTTAATCGTAAGTGGAGAGACAAATCCACCATGATGGGATACAAACATTATCCATTAGTTAAATCCCAACAATCCACTCATTGAGCATTTTCGAGACATCCCTAACCAAATGGATCATATAACTAGTAAAGAAGTGCAAGAGTATACGAGTGTAAACTTTCTCTAATacagttttttatttatgaggattttatgtttaattatttGGGATCTTGGTTTTTATAACTTTTTAGACACATAACATCGTTACGATATCTCGTAGTCATAGCTAAGATCTTAAATTCAAATTCGTCGAAAAATACTAATAAGGGATTTACAAACGTCTAGTTCCAAAAACCTTCATCAATATTTCGAAGTTCAccagaataataaaaaaatctccaaattttttttaaactgatGAGTACAAATCCACAAagttgtttaaataataaactgaAATCTTATCTGGAGGAATTGACCCATATATTGACTTCTACGGTTATATTGCTTTTCTAAGAACATGTTATGCAGTTATTTAGTATGTTTGATTATTgttaaagacgaatttgaaccatattattgctagtcaaTTGTGAGACTAAGTGTACCCCCTCTGTcgtagtatagataatatcatttgttaaaaaaaaaaaccaaatgttATGCAACATTTTCAAACAAATGTACCAACATTACTCACGTGTTATGAGGTGTTAGGTAttgatattttgaattttttttcccaaacGTTTTGTAGTTAGATATAGTACTAGTGTACGAAATGTTAAATAAGATTTTCCAAGTCTGAATAATTTTATATTGTTATGAGAAGCTAGCTTTTGCTTGTCGGCTACCACTTAACATGGTTTACATGTTAAccttaattattatattattaagattagtctcttttttttttttaattctaaatCTATTTTTTAAAATGTCGTCCGAAGATCTTAGTGACAAATTAAAGATCCATTTCAAGAAAGACGGCTCTCTAATCATGGGAAAAATAGTCAAATAATGCCATCGAAAGAGATGTTACATACTTATATTATTCTTTGGAATATTGTACAACGTTAGAATTATTGAAAGAGAAAATTAGAACGCCCCACTCTGTttctacaatttttttattaaacatttttgtcttttaaaattttgattaagaCGATTTGATTAGTGGCCACCTAagcatttttaaatttattttaattagttttttttttctaaatgaaAATTGTTATATGTTGATTTTCCACTTAATCTTTTTTGTTAATAGAGGTTTTTTGGCGTGTCAGAATCTATGCCCTATGTTGGATAATTAATAGATATT
Protein-coding regions in this window:
- the LOC126590547 gene encoding uncharacterized protein LOC126590547, with the protein product MHTSLRLNLHQPLILRTSLATMAAYISLPSSISLNSSSFSGLRNGAGAQLGVRNLGRSRVSMAASVGSQTLQSDALFADYKPSSAFLFPGQGAQAVGMGKEAQSVPAAAELYKKANDILGFDLLDVCINGPKEKLDSTVISQPAIYVTSLAAVELLRARDGGQLIIDSVDVTCGLSLGEYTALAFAESFSFEDGLKLVKLRGEAMQAAADAAKSAMVSVIGLDSDKVQQLCDAANAEVDDADKVQIANYLCTGNYAVSGGVKGIEAVEAKAKSFKARMTVRLAVAGAFHTSFMEPAVSRLEAKLAETQIRTPRIPVISNVDAQPHSDPETIKKILARQVTSPVQWETTVTTLLGKGLKKSYELGPGKVIAGIVKRMERSADIENIAA
- the LOC126588311 gene encoding shewanella-like protein phosphatase 1 translates to MATESLLFPKAMASLCFNSLPLPPPSQPRKLSESPLPPPPPSSSSSYSSSSFSSNSLNVNSYGSRGEALKPIVVSGSPPTFVSAPGRRIVAVGDLHGDLGQTRCALETAGVLSPDGEDVWTGGETVLIQLGDILDRGEDEIAILSLLRSLDMQAKAEGGAVFQVNGNHETINVEGDFRYVDTGGFDECLDFLEYLDDNRDDWEEAFVGWVGVSKRMKEERKMPQNYWDPWNLVRKQKGVIARSILLRPGGPLARELARHAVVLKVNDWVFCHGGLVPQHVTYGVERMNREVSDWMRGLVEIDDNPHFPFVATRGYDSVVWNRLYSRDTSDLDDYQINQINYILQQTLQAVGAKGMVVGHTPQPTGANCEYDCSIWRIDVGMSSGVLNSRPEVLEIKDNKARVIRSKKDPSGELTVVDYI